From Apium graveolens cultivar Ventura chromosome 9, ASM990537v1, whole genome shotgun sequence, the proteins below share one genomic window:
- the LOC141685824 gene encoding uncharacterized protein LOC141685824, whose protein sequence is MAYGTEALVPVEVGLESYRTETYNVETNSFGLKANVDLLEEEREAAHQRNMRYLLQAAQHYDSNMKKRSFGVGDLVLRELAASMPAKQGKLQPNWEGPYKVIEVVRPGTYKLETLSGEAVKNTWHTNRLRKFYQ, encoded by the coding sequence ATGGCCTATGGAACCGAGGCCCTAGTCCCTGTCGAAGTGGGCTTGGAATCGTACCGAACCGAGACCTACAATGTGGAAACTAATAGCTTCGGGTTGAAGGCGAACGTAGACTTACTGGAGGAGGAAAGAGAAGCTGCACATCAAAGGAACATGAGGTATTTACTACAAGCGGCACAACACTATGACTCCAATATGAAGAAAAGGTCCTTCGGAGTAGGAGACCTAGTCCTAAGGGAGTTGGCCGCATCCATGCCGGCCAAACAAGGAAAACTCCAGCCTAACTGGGAAGGGCCCTATAAGGTGATCGAGGTCGTTCGTCCCGGAACATACAAGCTCGAAACATTGTCAGGCGAAGCAGTCAAAAACACTTGGCACACCAATCGCCTTCGAAAATTTTATCAGTAA
- the LOC141686702 gene encoding histone H3.3-like has protein sequence MLCLQMARTKQTARKSTGGKAPRKSLALKAARKSAPNTGGVKKPHRYRPGTVALREIRKYQKSTELLIRKLPFQRLVREIAQDFKTDLRFQSHAVLALQEAAEAYLVGLFEDTNLCAIHAKRATIMPKDIQLARRIRGERA, from the exons ATGCTGTGTTTGCAGATGGCTCGTACCAAGCAAACTGCTCGTAAGTCCACGGGAGGAAAGGCTCCGAGGAAGAGCCTGGCTTTGAAG GCTGCTCGTAAGTCTGCTCCAAATACTGGTGGAGTTAAGAAGCCTCACAGATACCGCCCTGGAACTGTTGCCCTACG TGAAATCCGCAAGTATCAGAAGAGTACTGAGCTTTTGATCAGGAAACTTCCATTCCAGAGACTTGTACGTGAAATTGCTCAGGACTTCAAG ACTGATTTGCGTTTCCAGAGCCATGCTGTTCTAGCTCTACAGGAGGCTGCAGAGGCATACCTAGTTGGTCTGTTCGAAGATACTAACTTGTGTGCAATTCATGCTAAACGTGCGACCATCATGCCCAAGGACATTCAGTTGGCCAGGAGGATCCGGGGAGAACGTGCTTAA